The following are encoded in a window of Prevotella melaninogenica genomic DNA:
- the map gene encoding type I methionyl aminopeptidase — protein MSIFLKTEDEIELMREANLLVGKTLAEVGRHVKPGVTTLQLDKIAEEFIRDNGAIPTFKGYPSSYGPPFPGSICASVNDVVVHGVPSEDVVLKDGDIISVDCGTLLNGFNGDSCYTFCVGEVSEDVKKLLRTTKESLYKGIEVAQAGHHVGDIGQVIQDYCQAQGYGIVRELTGHGIGREMHEEPSVPNYGKCGSGVLLKAGMCIAIEPMVTMGKREIGLLPDRWSIVTRDRRPAAHFEHTIAIRAGKADILSSFEEVEHLEGQIF, from the coding sequence ATGAGTATATTTCTAAAGACTGAAGATGAAATTGAACTCATGCGTGAGGCCAACCTGCTGGTCGGTAAAACGCTGGCAGAAGTTGGTCGTCATGTCAAGCCTGGTGTCACAACTCTCCAGTTAGATAAAATAGCTGAAGAGTTTATTCGTGACAATGGTGCTATACCTACATTCAAAGGTTATCCAAGTTCTTATGGACCTCCTTTTCCTGGTAGTATCTGTGCGTCTGTAAACGATGTTGTGGTGCATGGTGTTCCAAGTGAGGATGTTGTTTTAAAAGATGGAGATATTATCTCTGTTGATTGTGGGACTTTACTTAATGGCTTCAACGGAGATAGTTGTTATACTTTTTGTGTTGGGGAAGTAAGTGAAGATGTCAAGAAGTTGCTTCGTACAACGAAGGAATCCCTTTATAAGGGTATTGAGGTAGCACAAGCCGGTCATCATGTAGGTGATATTGGTCAAGTGATTCAGGATTATTGCCAAGCACAAGGTTATGGTATTGTTCGTGAATTAACAGGACATGGTATCGGACGTGAAATGCATGAGGAGCCATCCGTTCCCAATTATGGTAAGTGCGGAAGTGGTGTACTGCTTAAGGCTGGAATGTGTATTGCGATTGAACCGATGGTAACTATGGGTAAACGAGAAATTGGTTTACTACCTGATCGTTGGAGTATCGTAACACGTGATCGTCGTCCAGCGGCCCATTTTGAGCATACAATTGCGATTAGGGCTGGTAAGGCTGATATTTTATCTTCTTTTGAGGAAGTTGAACATTTAGAAGGACAAATTTTTTAA
- the rplQ gene encoding 50S ribosomal protein L17 has product MRHNKKFNHLGRTADHRAALLSNLAVALIQHKRITTTLAKAKALKKYVEPLITRSKNGTTNSRRVVFRYLQNKEAVTELFKEISVKVADRPGGYTRVIKLGTRQGDAAQIAFIELVDYNENMAKSPKAEAKKTRRSRRSTKKADAPAEAAENVAEEAKAE; this is encoded by the coding sequence ATGAGACATAATAAGAAATTCAACCATTTGGGTCGTACTGCTGACCACCGCGCTGCGTTGCTTTCAAACTTGGCAGTTGCTTTGATTCAGCACAAAAGAATCACTACGACTCTTGCTAAGGCAAAGGCTCTTAAGAAGTATGTTGAGCCGCTGATCACACGTTCTAAGAATGGCACAACTAACTCACGTCGTGTTGTATTCCGTTATCTTCAGAACAAAGAGGCTGTTACTGAGCTCTTCAAGGAGATTTCAGTTAAGGTAGCTGATCGTCCAGGCGGTTATACACGTGTTATCAAGCTCGGTACTCGTCAGGGTGACGCTGCTCAGATAGCATTTATCGAGTTGGTTGACTACAATGAGAATATGGCTAAGTCTCCAAAGGCTGAAGCTAAGAAGACTCGTCGTAGCCGTCGTTCTACAAAGAAGGCTGATGCACCTGCAGAGGCTGCTGAGAACGTTGCTGAAGAGGCAAAGGCTGAATAA
- the rplR gene encoding 50S ribosomal protein L18, producing MTTKKEQRRIKIKFRIRKSVNGTAERPRLSVFRSNKQIYAQVINDLTGTTLASASSLGLEKMAKIDQAKKVGALVAEHAKAAGVEQVVFDRNGYLYHGRVQALADAAREGGLKF from the coding sequence ATGACAACAAAGAAAGAACAAAGAAGAATTAAGATAAAGTTCCGCATTCGTAAGAGTGTGAACGGTACTGCTGAGCGCCCACGTTTGAGCGTTTTCCGCAGTAATAAGCAGATTTATGCACAGGTTATTAACGATCTGACAGGAACAACCCTCGCTTCTGCTTCTTCACTTGGCCTTGAGAAGATGGCTAAGATTGATCAGGCTAAGAAGGTAGGTGCACTTGTTGCTGAGCATGCTAAGGCTGCTGGCGTAGAGCAGGTTGTTTTTGACCGTAACGGTTATCTCTATCACGGACGTGTACAGGCTTTGGCTGATGCTGCACGTGAGGGAGGACTTAAATTCTAA
- a CDS encoding DNA-directed RNA polymerase subunit alpha — MAILAFQKPDKVVMLEANDHFGKFEFRPLEPGFGVTIGNALRRILLSSLEGFAINTVRIAGVEHEFSSVPGVKEDVTNIILNLKQVRFKQVVEEFENEKVSITVENSTEFKAGDIGKYLTGFEVLNPDLVICHLDSKASMQIDLTINKGRGYVPAEENREYCTDVNVLPIDSIYTPIRNVKYAVEPYRVEQKTDYDKLVVEVTTDGSIHSKDALKEAAKILIYHFMLFSDEKITLENPDQEGNQEFDEEVLHMRQLLKTKLTDASLNLSVRALNCLKAADVETLGDLVQYNKTDLLKFRNFGKKSLSELDDLLESLNLSFGTDITKYKLDKE, encoded by the coding sequence ATGGCGATATTAGCATTTCAAAAACCTGATAAAGTAGTGATGCTGGAGGCCAATGACCATTTCGGCAAGTTCGAATTCCGTCCTCTTGAGCCTGGCTTCGGTGTTACCATTGGTAACGCTCTTCGCCGCATCCTCCTTTCATCGCTGGAAGGTTTCGCAATCAACACTGTCCGTATAGCTGGTGTTGAGCACGAATTCTCTTCAGTTCCAGGTGTAAAGGAAGATGTTACCAACATCATCTTGAATCTCAAACAAGTTCGATTCAAGCAAGTAGTAGAAGAATTCGAGAATGAGAAAGTTAGTATCACCGTAGAGAATTCCACCGAATTCAAAGCAGGTGATATCGGTAAGTATCTGACTGGATTTGAAGTGTTAAACCCTGATTTGGTGATTTGTCATTTAGACTCCAAGGCTTCTATGCAGATTGATTTGACCATCAACAAGGGACGTGGTTACGTTCCTGCTGAGGAAAATCGTGAATACTGCACTGATGTAAACGTACTCCCAATCGATTCCATCTACACCCCAATTCGTAACGTAAAATATGCCGTTGAGCCATATCGTGTTGAACAGAAGACCGACTATGACAAATTGGTTGTTGAAGTTACGACTGATGGTTCCATCCACTCAAAGGATGCATTGAAAGAGGCTGCAAAGATACTTATTTATCACTTCATGTTGTTCTCTGATGAGAAGATTACTCTCGAGAATCCAGATCAGGAGGGCAACCAGGAGTTCGATGAGGAGGTTCTGCACATGCGCCAGCTCTTGAAAACCAAGTTGACTGACGCAAGTCTCAACTTGAGTGTTCGTGCACTTAACTGCTTGAAGGCAGCTGATGTAGAGACATTAGGCGACCTCGTTCAGTACAACAAGACGGACCTCTTGAAGTTCCGTAACTTTGGTAAGAAATCGCTTTCTGAGCTTGATGATTTGCTCGAGAGTCTGAATCTGTCGTTTGGAACCGACATTACAAAGTATAAATTGGATAAAGAATAG
- the rpsD gene encoding 30S ribosomal protein S4, with protein sequence MARYIGPKSRIARRFGEPIFGADKVLAKRNFPPGQHGNNRRRKVSEYGAQLAEKQKAKYTYGVLERQFRNLFDKAAKAEGITGEVLLQSLEGRLDNVVFRLGIAPTRAAARQLVSHKHIVVNGNVVNIASYQVKAGDVVGVREKAKSLEVIEAALAGFNHSKYPWLEWDDNAKCGKFLHRPDRADIPENIKEQLIVELYSKQ encoded by the coding sequence ATGGCAAGATACATAGGTCCAAAATCACGAATTGCACGCCGTTTCGGTGAGCCAATTTTCGGCGCAGATAAGGTATTAGCTAAGAGAAACTTCCCTCCTGGACAGCACGGTAATAACCGTCGTCGTAAGGTGTCTGAGTATGGTGCTCAGCTTGCAGAGAAGCAGAAGGCTAAATACACTTATGGCGTTTTGGAGCGTCAGTTCCGTAATCTGTTCGATAAGGCTGCAAAGGCAGAGGGTATTACTGGTGAGGTTCTTCTTCAGAGCCTTGAGGGCCGTCTGGATAATGTAGTGTTCCGTCTTGGTATTGCTCCAACTCGTGCAGCTGCTCGTCAGCTCGTTAGCCACAAGCACATTGTTGTTAACGGTAATGTCGTAAATATTGCTTCATATCAGGTAAAGGCTGGTGACGTTGTTGGCGTTCGCGAGAAGGCTAAGTCACTTGAGGTTATCGAGGCTGCTTTGGCAGGCTTTAACCACAGCAAATATCCTTGGCTTGAGTGGGATGATAACGCTAAGTGCGGTAAGTTCCTCCATCGTCCAGACCGTGCTGACATCCCTGAGAACATTAAGGAGCAGTTAATCGTTGAGTTGTACTCTAAACAATAA
- the infA gene encoding translation initiation factor IF-1, with amino-acid sequence MAKQTAIEQDGTILEALSNAMFRVELENGVDITAHISGKMRMHYIKILPGDKVKVEMSPYDLTKGRIVFRYK; translated from the coding sequence ATGGCAAAGCAAACTGCAATAGAGCAGGATGGAACAATTCTTGAAGCACTTTCAAATGCAATGTTCCGAGTGGAATTAGAGAATGGTGTTGACATCACCGCTCATATTTCCGGTAAAATGAGAATGCACTACATCAAGATTCTTCCTGGTGACAAGGTGAAGGTTGAGATGAGTCCATACGATTTAACTAAAGGTCGAATCGTTTTCAGATACAAATAA
- the rpsE gene encoding 30S ribosomal protein S5 — protein sequence MAMNRVKVNSDVELKDRLVAINRVTKVTKGGRTFTFAAIVVVGDGKGVIGWGLGKAGEVTAAIQKGTDSAKKNLVKVPVLKGTVPHEAEARFSGAHVLLKPAAAGTGLKAGGAMRAVLESAGVTDVIAKSKGSSNPHNLVKATIAALADMRDAYTIAGERGISMDKVFNG from the coding sequence ATGGCAATGAATAGAGTAAAAGTAAATAGTGATGTAGAACTGAAAGATCGCTTGGTTGCTATCAACCGTGTAACTAAGGTTACAAAGGGTGGTCGTACTTTCACATTCGCAGCTATCGTCGTTGTAGGTGACGGTAAGGGCGTTATTGGCTGGGGTCTTGGTAAGGCTGGTGAGGTTACTGCTGCTATCCAGAAGGGTACAGATTCAGCAAAGAAGAACCTTGTTAAGGTTCCTGTTTTGAAGGGTACTGTTCCTCATGAGGCAGAAGCTCGTTTCAGCGGTGCTCATGTTCTCCTTAAGCCAGCTGCAGCCGGTACTGGTTTGAAGGCCGGTGGTGCTATGCGTGCTGTTCTTGAGAGCGCAGGTGTTACTGACGTGATTGCAAAGTCAAAGGGTTCTTCTAACCCTCATAACCTTGTAAAGGCTACTATCGCTGCCCTCGCTGATATGCGTGACGCATATACAATCGCTGGTGAGCGTGGTATCAGCATGGATAAAGTATTTAACGGTTAA
- the secY gene encoding preprotein translocase subunit SecY, with product MKKFIETLKNCWKIEDLRQRLLITILFTAIYRFGSFVVLPGINPTLLEKLQAQTKGGLMSLLDMFSGGAFSHASIFALGIMPYISASIVMQLLAVAVPYFQKMQREGESGHKKINWYTRVLTVVILLFQAPSYLMNLKMQAAGALASGIDWTTFMIPATIILAAGSMFILWLGERITDKGVGNGISIIIMIGIIARLPQALILEFGNRVSEAIGGGIVMLIIEIIILYAVVCAAILLTQGTRKIPVQYAKRVVGNKQYGGARQYIPLKLFAANVMPIIFAQALMFIPLAIVQYSSDSTSSVLQSLMNTKSLAYNCIYVLLIVVFTYFYTAITLNPTQMAEDMKRNNGFIPGVKPGKDTADYIDTVMSRLTGPGALFIAFIAIMPALAGYLNVADAFGQFFGGTSLLILVGVVIDTLQQIESHLMMRHYDGLLNSGHTRGNSGVAAY from the coding sequence ATGAAAAAGTTTATTGAGACACTGAAGAACTGTTGGAAAATTGAGGATTTGCGTCAGCGACTTCTCATTACTATTCTGTTCACAGCTATTTACCGGTTTGGGTCGTTTGTGGTGCTTCCTGGCATCAATCCTACCCTGTTGGAAAAATTGCAGGCACAGACCAAGGGCGGTCTTATGTCACTTTTGGACATGTTCTCCGGTGGTGCATTTTCTCATGCGTCAATCTTCGCATTAGGAATTATGCCATACATCTCAGCTTCTATCGTTATGCAGCTCCTTGCTGTCGCTGTACCTTATTTTCAGAAGATGCAGCGTGAAGGCGAGAGTGGCCATAAGAAGATAAATTGGTATACGCGTGTCCTGACAGTAGTGATCCTACTGTTTCAGGCACCGTCTTACCTGATGAACTTAAAAATGCAGGCCGCTGGTGCGTTGGCATCAGGTATTGATTGGACTACATTTATGATTCCAGCTACAATTATTCTTGCAGCTGGTTCAATGTTCATTCTTTGGCTCGGTGAGCGTATTACGGATAAGGGTGTCGGAAACGGTATCTCTATTATCATTATGATTGGTATCATTGCACGTCTGCCACAGGCGCTTATTTTGGAATTCGGTAATCGTGTTTCAGAAGCTATTGGTGGTGGTATTGTGATGCTTATCATTGAGATTATCATCCTTTATGCTGTTGTATGTGCGGCTATACTTCTTACACAGGGAACGCGCAAGATTCCTGTGCAGTATGCTAAGCGTGTTGTTGGAAATAAACAATATGGTGGTGCACGTCAGTATATTCCATTGAAACTTTTTGCAGCTAACGTAATGCCTATTATCTTTGCGCAAGCATTGATGTTTATTCCGTTGGCAATCGTTCAGTATTCATCTGATAGTACAAGTTCAGTACTTCAGTCTTTGATGAACACGAAAAGTTTGGCATATAACTGTATTTATGTGCTTCTTATCGTAGTGTTTACTTATTTCTATACTGCGATTACACTTAATCCAACTCAGATGGCTGAGGATATGAAGCGTAATAACGGTTTTATCCCTGGCGTTAAACCTGGAAAGGATACTGCAGATTACATTGATACTGTTATGTCTCGTCTTACGGGACCAGGGGCTTTGTTTATCGCTTTTATTGCTATTATGCCAGCATTAGCAGGATATTTGAATGTTGCTGATGCATTTGGTCAGTTCTTTGGTGGAACTTCATTGTTGATTCTTGTTGGTGTTGTTATCGATACTCTCCAGCAGATTGAGTCACATTTGATGATGCGTCACTATGATGGACTTCTCAATTCTGGACATACACGTGGCAATAGTGGTGTTGCAGCCTATTAA
- the ykgO gene encoding type B 50S ribosomal protein L36, whose product MKTRASLKKRTADCKIVRRKGRLFVINKKNPKFKTRQG is encoded by the coding sequence ATGAAGACAAGAGCATCATTAAAGAAGCGTACAGCTGACTGCAAGATCGTTCGTCGTAAGGGTCGTCTGTTCGTTATTAACAAGAAAAACCCTAAGTTCAAAACACGTCAGGGTTAA
- the rpmD gene encoding 50S ribosomal protein L30, with amino-acid sequence MATIKIKQIKSRIGAPKDQKETLQALGLRKISQVVEVEDTPSCRGMIRKVHHLVSVID; translated from the coding sequence ATGGCAACAATTAAGATTAAGCAGATTAAGAGCCGTATTGGTGCTCCTAAGGACCAGAAGGAAACTTTGCAGGCATTGGGACTTCGTAAGATTTCTCAGGTTGTTGAGGTAGAGGATACTCCAAGCTGCCGCGGTATGATCCGTAAGGTGCATCACCTGGTATCAGTAATTGATTAA
- the rplF gene encoding 50S ribosomal protein L6 → MSRIGKLPISVPAGVTVALNNGVVTVKGPKGELSQKVDSSIKTIIEDGQVTFEIDENSPVNYKQKQAFHGLYRSLVNNMVVGVSEGYKKTLELVGVGYRVSNQGNLVEFSLGYTHPIFIQLPSEVKVETKSERNQNPIITLESADKQLLGLICAKIRSFRKPEPYKGKGVLFQGEVIRRKSGKTAAAK, encoded by the coding sequence ATGTCAAGAATAGGAAAATTACCAATTAGTGTTCCAGCTGGCGTTACAGTTGCTCTTAACAATGGTGTTGTTACAGTAAAGGGTCCTAAGGGTGAACTTTCTCAGAAGGTAGATTCTTCTATTAAGACTATCATCGAGGACGGTCAGGTAACATTCGAAATTGATGAGAATAGCCCAGTAAACTACAAGCAGAAGCAGGCTTTCCATGGTCTTTATCGTTCACTTGTTAACAACATGGTTGTTGGTGTAAGTGAGGGTTACAAAAAGACATTGGAACTTGTTGGTGTAGGTTATCGTGTTTCTAACCAGGGCAACTTGGTAGAGTTCTCTCTTGGTTATACTCACCCAATCTTTATTCAGCTTCCTTCAGAAGTTAAGGTTGAGACAAAGAGCGAGCGTAACCAGAATCCAATCATCACTCTTGAATCAGCTGACAAGCAGCTGCTTGGTCTCATCTGTGCAAAGATTCGTTCTTTCCGTAAGCCTGAGCCTTACAAAGGTAAGGGTGTCCTGTTCCAGGGTGAGGTTATTCGCAGAAAGTCTGGTAAGACAGCTGCAGCTAAGTAA
- a CDS encoding leucine-rich repeat domain-containing protein yields the protein MRIATSTAVGQDFEFRVTRTNDTSKVFVDWGDGNKQEATLEGWSNNKKVTGKLLKDTIIVYGDFSAVEVSDVKATYLAFKNQPNLKQVEAKKNELTYDGIDFFGAPNLVTLDLSYNKITRLDLRNFKKLSNFTANHNAILATVLFPDGSTELRNVDLSDGDITHFYPISLPNLRYLNLANGSLLELELGNNYPELRDVDISGNIGVTSIDVTQQAKLEKLLIKGTKITELNLINNPELIMLDASNTDIAKLDLSSNKNITTLELSDSKLSRLDVSNLANLSTINIDNTKIQRIDLSHQRFLRSVSVRNTGIQFLDMHGAIGTNRLNHLDMRDCKNTTPQSLNFTFKAMPSHTGTSYRTNVFLSGANYEHANTGILDDDADNSYKLDVHGDATASMDSVSITMQSSENGGSYTLSQIPDDGYFATYEPVTGKVLPGFPIKIDAKAPAGSKFVGVEVNGKLIADSIFVVSEATVVKPVFSVSGDDDYIKLTVPTGVDQQYFLSVNGEDKDVSIDWGDGELVKVKVKSTPTTVEGQTLGATVTIYGAVTGADFSSYPGVGVDNKITAIDLSHNIHLRSLSTYMNSITSIDVSKLLDLESLDCSYSDLSSLDVSKNSKLVNLRAYGNQVDNIDVTGAVDLAYLDVKNNWLESLDLSHNKKLVCLNISSNEIEAVDVRDIPELYVSNNKITALDVSKNPALKTLQLSNNSVSNLDLKNNLQLVTLTVDGNRLDGLDLTGHERLTYLNVGGNRWDACTLNDLYYSLSRYPKLQSGKSPRGNTLFVHGEKAGEYNDAEHAESSIAKLKGWTIDYEGDGTGCNMAYITIQEPEYGTLKIFTTDGVEVLTGTKVAKNTDLVIKAIPASGYKLETLTLNDEEVDSPNFKVTSSVTIGGIFTVSNQIDTLSNDALKVSGGKNYLNFMTESPTHLQVYTLNGKLMYSGMVRVSKTVSLPSGIYIVKAKDYSKVIAVE from the coding sequence ATGAGGATTGCAACATCTACAGCCGTAGGGCAAGACTTTGAATTCCGTGTTACTCGAACCAATGACACCAGTAAAGTTTTTGTTGATTGGGGAGATGGTAATAAGCAAGAAGCTACGTTAGAAGGCTGGAGTAATAATAAGAAGGTAACAGGAAAGTTACTTAAAGACACAATTATTGTCTATGGTGATTTCTCAGCCGTTGAGGTCTCTGACGTAAAAGCAACATATCTTGCTTTTAAGAATCAGCCTAATTTAAAGCAAGTTGAAGCAAAGAAGAACGAATTAACCTACGACGGTATTGATTTCTTTGGTGCTCCTAATCTTGTTACACTTGACCTCAGCTATAATAAGATTACGCGTTTAGACCTGCGCAATTTTAAGAAATTATCTAATTTTACAGCCAATCATAATGCAATTTTGGCAACTGTTTTATTTCCAGATGGCAGTACTGAATTACGAAATGTAGACTTATCAGATGGAGATATTACACACTTTTATCCTATCAGTCTCCCTAATCTGCGTTATCTTAATCTTGCGAACGGTAGTTTGTTAGAATTAGAATTGGGTAATAATTATCCAGAGTTACGTGATGTTGATATCAGCGGGAATATTGGAGTAACATCTATTGACGTTACGCAACAAGCTAAACTTGAGAAACTCCTTATAAAGGGTACAAAGATAACAGAGCTAAACCTTATTAATAATCCAGAACTTATCATGCTTGATGCGTCTAATACTGATATCGCAAAGCTTGACTTAAGTAGTAATAAGAATATAACAACGCTTGAACTTAGTGATTCGAAGTTGTCTCGTTTAGATGTGTCTAACCTTGCGAATCTTTCTACAATTAATATTGATAATACGAAGATACAACGTATTGATTTATCGCACCAACGTTTTTTGCGTAGTGTGAGCGTACGAAATACTGGAATACAATTCCTTGATATGCATGGTGCTATCGGTACTAATCGACTTAATCACCTCGATATGCGTGACTGTAAGAACACTACGCCTCAGTCACTAAACTTCACTTTCAAAGCAATGCCGTCTCATACAGGTACTTCTTATCGTACGAATGTTTTCCTATCAGGGGCTAACTACGAACACGCCAATACTGGGATTTTAGATGATGATGCCGACAATTCTTATAAATTAGATGTTCATGGTGATGCTACTGCGTCTATGGATTCTGTCTCTATAACTATGCAATCATCTGAAAATGGAGGTAGTTATACGCTAAGTCAAATCCCTGATGATGGGTATTTTGCAACTTATGAACCTGTTACAGGGAAAGTTCTGCCTGGATTCCCAATTAAGATAGATGCTAAAGCACCTGCTGGCTCAAAGTTCGTTGGTGTAGAGGTAAATGGAAAATTAATAGCTGACAGTATATTTGTTGTGTCAGAAGCGACGGTTGTAAAACCTGTTTTTAGTGTTTCTGGTGATGATGATTATATCAAACTAACAGTTCCTACAGGTGTAGACCAACAGTATTTCCTTTCTGTTAATGGTGAGGATAAAGATGTTTCAATTGACTGGGGAGATGGCGAACTTGTAAAAGTGAAGGTTAAATCAACTCCAACAACCGTAGAGGGGCAAACGTTAGGAGCGACTGTAACGATATATGGTGCTGTTACAGGAGCTGATTTCTCAAGTTATCCAGGTGTAGGCGTTGATAATAAGATAACTGCTATTGATTTGAGTCATAATATTCATTTACGTTCTCTTTCTACGTATATGAATTCTATTACGTCTATAGATGTCTCTAAGCTATTGGATCTTGAATCTCTTGATTGTTCTTATTCAGACCTTAGTTCCTTAGATGTTAGCAAGAATAGTAAACTTGTTAATTTACGTGCTTATGGTAATCAAGTTGATAATATAGATGTTACAGGTGCTGTTGATTTAGCTTATCTTGATGTAAAAAATAATTGGCTGGAAAGCTTAGATTTAAGCCATAACAAGAAACTCGTTTGTTTGAATATAAGTAGTAATGAGATAGAGGCTGTTGACGTGAGGGATATTCCAGAACTTTATGTTTCAAATAATAAGATTACAGCTCTTGATGTTAGCAAGAATCCTGCATTGAAGACATTGCAGCTATCTAATAATTCAGTTTCAAACTTAGACTTAAAAAATAATCTTCAACTTGTGACACTTACTGTAGATGGTAATCGATTAGATGGACTGGACCTTACGGGACATGAACGATTGACCTATCTGAATGTAGGAGGTAATAGATGGGATGCATGTACTTTAAATGATCTTTATTATAGTCTTTCACGTTATCCAAAACTTCAGAGTGGGAAGTCGCCACGTGGTAACACACTTTTCGTTCATGGTGAAAAAGCCGGAGAGTATAATGATGCCGAGCATGCTGAGTCTTCTATTGCTAAGTTGAAGGGTTGGACGATTGATTACGAGGGCGATGGAACAGGTTGTAACATGGCATATATTACAATACAGGAGCCAGAATATGGAACGTTAAAGATATTTACAACAGATGGTGTTGAGGTTCTGACGGGCACAAAGGTGGCTAAGAATACAGATCTTGTCATTAAAGCAATACCCGCATCTGGATACAAACTTGAAACTTTGACACTTAATGATGAAGAAGTAGATTCTCCTAATTTTAAGGTTACTTCTTCTGTGACTATTGGAGGAATATTCACAGTTTCGAATCAAATAGACACTCTTTCTAATGATGCACTTAAAGTGTCTGGGGGTAAGAATTATCTAAACTTTATGACAGAATCGCCTACGCACTTGCAAGTCTATACATTAAATGGCAAATTGATGTATTCTGGTATGGTGAGAGTAAGTAAGACAGTTAGTTTACCATCAGGTATCTATATTGTTAAAGCGAAGGACTATTCAAAAGTTATAGCAGTTGAATAG
- the rplO gene encoding 50S ribosomal protein L15: MKLNNLKPAVGSTHSRRRIGRGPGSGLGGTSTRGHKGAKSRSGYKKKIGFEGGQMPLQRRVPKAGFKNINHKEYFAVNLSTLQALAEKNNLTKIGVEELKAAGLTNGKELVKVLGNGELKAKLEVSANAFSKTAEEAIKAVGGNTTII; encoded by the coding sequence ATGAAATTAAATAATTTGAAACCAGCTGTTGGCTCTACACATTCACGTCGTCGTATTGGTCGTGGTCCAGGTTCTGGACTCGGTGGTACTTCTACTCGTGGTCACAAGGGTGCAAAGTCACGTTCTGGTTATAAGAAGAAGATTGGCTTTGAGGGTGGTCAGATGCCTCTCCAGCGTCGTGTACCGAAGGCTGGTTTCAAGAACATCAACCACAAGGAATATTTCGCTGTAAATCTTTCTACGCTTCAGGCACTTGCTGAGAAGAACAATCTTACTAAGATTGGTGTTGAGGAGCTTAAGGCTGCTGGACTTACCAATGGTAAGGAACTTGTTAAGGTTCTCGGTAATGGTGAATTGAAGGCTAAGTTGGAAGTTTCAGCAAATGCCTTCTCTAAGACTGCTGAAGAGGCTATCAAGGCAGTAGGTGGTAACACAACTATAATCTAA
- the rpsM gene encoding 30S ribosomal protein S13, which yields MAIRIVGVDLPQNKRGEIALTYIYGIGRSSSAKILDKAGISRDLKVSEWSDDQAAKIREIIGAEFKVEGDLRSEIQMNIKRLMDIGCYRGVRHRNGLPVRGQSTKNNARTRKGKKKTVANKKKATK from the coding sequence ATGGCAATAAGAATTGTTGGAGTAGATTTGCCCCAGAATAAGCGTGGCGAAATCGCATTGACCTATATCTATGGTATTGGTCGAAGTAGTTCAGCAAAGATATTGGATAAGGCTGGTATTAGCCGTGACCTGAAGGTCAGCGAGTGGTCTGATGACCAGGCAGCCAAGATCCGTGAAATTATCGGTGCTGAATTCAAAGTTGAAGGTGATCTCCGTTCTGAGATTCAGATGAACATCAAGCGCCTCATGGATATAGGTTGCTATCGTGGTGTTAGACATCGTAATGGTCTTCCTGTTCGCGGTCAGAGTACTAAGAACAATGCTCGTACCCGTAAGGGAAAGAAGAAGACTGTTGCTAATAAGAAGAAGGCTACTAAGTAA
- the rpsK gene encoding 30S ribosomal protein S11: MAKKSATSKKRNVRVDALGQLHVHSSFNNIIVSLANNEGQVISWSSAGKMGFRGSKKNTPYAAQMAAEDCSKVAFDLGLRKVKAFVKGPGNGRESAIRAVNAAGIQVTEIVDVTPLPHNGCRPPKRRRV, encoded by the coding sequence ATGGCAAAGAAATCAGCAACATCTAAGAAAAGAAACGTAAGAGTTGATGCGTTGGGACAGCTCCACGTACACAGCTCATTCAATAACATCATTGTATCTTTGGCTAACAACGAGGGTCAAGTTATCTCTTGGTCTTCGGCTGGTAAGATGGGATTCCGTGGATCAAAGAAGAATACTCCTTACGCTGCTCAGATGGCAGCAGAGGATTGCTCTAAGGTAGCTTTCGATCTCGGTCTTCGTAAGGTTAAGGCATTCGTTAAGGGTCCAGGTAACGGTCGTGAGAGCGCAATCCGTGCGGTGAACGCAGCAGGTATTCAGGTAACTGAAATCGTTGACGTTACTCCATTGCCACACAACGGCTGCCGTCCTCCAAAGCGTCGTCGTGTATAA